The Polyangium aurulentum genomic interval ACGCGCAGCCCATCAAGAATCCAAAGCGCACGAAGGGCTCGAGGTCGACGCCGCCGCTCGTCCCGATGAGCGCACCCACGCGGCTCGGGTGAATGGTCGTGAGCCAGCACGTCTTTTTCAGGACCATCTCGAGATAATCGGACTCGCGCACGTGGACGATGTTGTCGTGGCGCCACCCGAGCTCGAGCGCCTGCCCCTCGGCCGACTCGCGCGCCGTCCGCTCCGTCTCCTCGAGGATGCGCATGGCGAGGCGCGGGCCGAGGATGCGGCGATTGTCGAGCAAGGGCCGCAGGCTGAGCAGGGTGAGCGTGTCGCCCACGTTGATGGCCATCGGCACGCCCCACATCTCGTGCATCGTGGGTTTGCCCCGGCGCTTCTGGCTCTCGTCCTCGATGTCGTCGTGGACGAGCAGGGCGTTGTGGAGCAGCTCGATCGAGGCGGCTGTGGCGACGGCGTCGTCGATCCGGCCGCCGAACGCGCGCGCGGTGGCGATGCAGAGGCTCGGGCGCAGCGCGCGCCCCCCGCGCCGGGGATAATCGGCGACGAGGTCGTAGAGATATCGCCGCGGCTCGACGTCGGGCAGGTAACGAAACAGAATGGCGCGCGTGGCTGCGCCATACTGCTCGAGGACCTCGGGCACGAGCCGGGAGCGGGCGCGCATGGACGCGGCTATCCGCGCACGAGGACGCGCAACGTGCCGCGCTGCTCGGCGTACGCCCGGTCGAGGATCATCCCGATGTACATGCCCGGAGGCTGATCCGGCGCAATGGCCAGCCTCAGCACGAGCCGCCCGTCCCGGCCGGGCTCGAGGCGGACGCCCGTGATGGGCGGCTTGCCTCCGCCCTCGAAAGCCCCGAGATCCTGCACGACGAGCTCGGCATTGTCGCCCCCGGGGGTCAGATCGAGGCTGATCTCGACCGGCCTCGCGGCCGTCAGATCCATGGTCACGCGCGTGCCGGCCATTTGCGCAGCGGGCGCGGCCGCCACCCGCGGCTCGGCGGCGGGCATTGGCGACGGAGGCTCGGGCGCGCGCGGCGGCAGCCAGGGCACGTCGGCGCCGTCATTGCCCCGCAGCGCCGCCCGCAAGCCGGGAGACGCGAGCGGGCCCAATACGTCGAGCCACAAGCCGAGCACCTCCCACCATAGCCGGGCCGCGCTCCTCGGCAGGCCGCCGAGGGTCTCGCTCCCGAGCGCGCTCCCGAGCGCGCTCCCGAGCCCGCCCCGCTCGAAGGTGCCTCGATAGGCGCGCGCCGCCTCCTCGCCCCGCCGCAATTGCTCGTCGAGCACGCGATAAGCATTCTCGACGGCCCGCTCCACGCTCCTCCCCCCGCCTCCGCCTGCGCCAGCGCCTGCGGTGCTCGGAGGCGCCTCTTCACGCTCGGGGACGCGAGGAGCAGAAGCCGGAGCTGCCGCCGGAGGGGGCGGCCTGACGAATGCTGCCGCGCTGCGGATCGGGCCCGTTCGCTGTGGAACCGTGCGTCGGAATCGCTCTGTGCGGTCGGCCGTCATGATGCTCGTCCCCTACGGATGGTCGTACCCGATGATGTCCTCGAGGCGCGGGCTGCCCGCAATCGCGTGCGCCGCGAGCAAGCCCGACATGACGGCCGACTCCACGCAGCCGCTGTTGAGCCCGGACGCCGTCCAGTCCCCGGCCACGGTCAGGTTGTCGAACGTGAGCTCGAGCGGCGAGATGCGGTAGCGCGTGGTGCCGGGGAGCGAGAGGACATAACGATCGGTCGGATCCACGTTGGCCTTCCAGTATTGCGTATCGAAGCGCGCCTCGCCCTCCTTCCCTCGCTCGCTCGCCCCCTCGTCCGTGAGCACCTCCCACCGGAACTCCCCGCGCACCCGTGCCGCCTTCGGCCAGAGCCAGCCGATGTCGTGGTTCAGGAAACGAACGGCGTGCTCGCGGACCTCGGCGTGCCGCGCGGCCGCATACTCCCGATCCTCGGGCCACACGACGAGGCGCGGATCGGGCAACACGCTGCAGAAGTAGGCGATCGAGCGCGTCCCGCCCCGCCAGCCCTCGGCGGGGATCA includes:
- a CDS encoding polyprenyl synthetase family protein — protein: MRARSRLVPEVLEQYGAATRAILFRYLPDVEPRRYLYDLVADYPRRGGRALRPSLCIATARAFGGRIDDAVATAASIELLHNALLVHDDIEDESQKRRGKPTMHEMWGVPMAINVGDTLTLLSLRPLLDNRRILGPRLAMRILEETERTARESAEGQALELGWRHDNIVHVRESDYLEMVLKKTCWLTTIHPSRVGALIGTSGGVDLEPFVRFGFLMGCAFQIQDDVLNLIGDEAAYGKELDGDIHEGKRTLMMIRLMERAQEDERRRVVEMLALPRSERTADHVRWVRSRMDAYGCIEYAQEVASGLAGAALAEFDVTYGHLPPSRDKDFIEELITWVIERT